A genomic segment from Nodularia sphaerocarpa UHCC 0038 encodes:
- a CDS encoding DUF427 domain-containing protein, protein MVSPQPINPAPGQESVWDYPRPPRLEDTNKHIQIIFNGVTIADTHNAKRVLETSHPPGYYIPPADIKMEHLVRMPKSSFCEWKGSAGYYTIRVGDKEAQNAAWFYPDPTPTFASIKDYVAFYAHLMDGCYVDGEKVQPQPGNFYGGWVTNDIVGPFKGSPGTWGW, encoded by the coding sequence ATGGTGTCTCCCCAACCCATTAACCCTGCTCCCGGACAAGAATCAGTGTGGGATTACCCCCGTCCCCCTCGCCTAGAAGACACAAACAAACATATTCAAATCATCTTTAATGGAGTCACAATTGCGGACACCCACAACGCCAAGCGGGTGTTAGAAACCAGTCATCCACCGGGTTACTACATTCCCCCTGCTGACATCAAAATGGAACACCTAGTACGGATGCCAAAATCTAGTTTTTGTGAATGGAAAGGCTCTGCTGGTTACTACACCATCCGCGTGGGTGATAAAGAAGCACAGAATGCGGCTTGGTTCTATCCCGACCCCACACCAACATTTGCATCTATTAAAGATTATGTAGCATTTTATGCCCATCTCATGGATGGTTGCTACGTCGATGGCGAAAAAGTCCAACCGCAACCGGGTAACTTTTACGGTGGTTGGGTGACTAACGATATTGTCGGACCATTCAAAGGTAGTCCCGGCACTTGGGGATGGTAA